One genomic segment of Ipomoea triloba cultivar NCNSP0323 chromosome 9, ASM357664v1 includes these proteins:
- the LOC116030658 gene encoding uncharacterized protein LOC116030658, whose translation MDPCPFVRINIGNLALKFPAKYRTPVDSCYCKIKLSGGFATQFSTVPVIQDAEGVVETRVHACYTLKKSELEKMVERLKGKCCSLKIEIFSGRSGIGCGFFNGGKRVGSVAVALDLKGLENSASSSRGCVLQNGWVEIKGSSGAGLHVNVKSEPDPRFVFQFDGEPECSPQVFQVNGNVKQPVFSCKFSFRNSCDRNLRSRSSLSEPSTSANCFSGTDENEKPGKERKGWSITIHDLSGSPVAAASMVTPFVPSPGSDRVSRSNPGAWLILRPGQGTWKPWGRLEAWRESGAGDPLGFRFELIPDGITDTVTLVNSTISMKNGGNLNIDIMNGPTPLTSPSSSFDFGSGSWSGPGSDFGSNQGSGSWAHMLYRGFVMSSTVAGDGKRSMPEVEVGVQHVSCTEDAAAFVALAAAMDLSMDACRSFSQKLRKELRQADRE comes from the exons ATGGATCCGTGTCCTTTCGTGCGAATTAACATCGGAAATCTAGCGTTGAAGTTTCCGGCGAAGTATAGAACGCCGGTGGACTCTTGCTACTGTAAAATCAAGCTTAGCGGCGGATTTGCCACCCAATTTTCGACGGTGCCGGTGATCCAAGACGCGGAGGGTGTTGTGGAGACTAGGGTTCACGCCTGCTACACCTTGAAGAAATCGGAGCTTGAGAAGATGGTGGAGAGGTTGAAGGGGAAATGTTGCAGCTTAAAGATTGAGATATTTTCCGGCCGGAGTGGAATCGGGTGCGGGTTTTTTAACGGCGGGAAGCGCGTGGGGAGCGTGGCGGTGGCGTTGGATTTGAAGGGGTTGGAGAACAGCGCGAGTAGTAGCAGAGGGTGTGTGTTGCAGAACGGGTGGGTCGAAATTAAGGGTTCTTCTGGTGCGGGTCTGCATGTTAATGTTAAGTCCGAGCCCGACCCGAGATTCGTGTTCCAGTTTGATGGAGAACCCGAATGCAGTCCTCAGGTGTTTCAGGTCAATGGGAATGTAAAGCAGCCGGTTTTCTCCTGCAAGTTCAGCTTCAGAAACAGCTGCGATCGTAACTTGAGATCCAG ATCTTCACTTTCAGAGCCGAGCACATCAGCAAATTGCTTTAGCGGAACAGATGAGAATGAAAAACCCGGGAAAGAGCGGAAAGGATGGTCGATCACCATCCACGACCTCTCCGGCTCGCCGGTGGCGGCGGCGTCAATGGTGACGCCATTTGTTCCGTCGCCGGGGAGTGACAGAGTGAGCCGGTCGAATCCCGGCGCGTGGCTCATTCTCCGGCCCGGCCAAGGCACGTGGAAGCCGTGGGGCCGCCTGGAGGCGTGGCGAGAGAGCGGCGCCGGCGACCCCCTAGGGTTCCGGTTTGAATTAATCCCCGACGGGATCACAGACACCGTCACATTAGTAAACTCGACGATCAGTATGAAGAACGGCGGCAACCTTAACATAGACATAATGAACGGACCTACGCCGTTGACTAGTCCAAGCAGCAGCTTCGATTTCGGCTCGGGTTCATGGTCCGGGCCCGGATCCGATTTCGGGTCCAATCAGGGATCCGGGTCGTGGGCCCACATGCTGTACAGAGGTTTCGTGATGTCGTCGACGGTGGCCGGCGACGGAAAACGCAGCATGCCGGAGGTGGAAGTTGGGGTGCAGCACGTGAGCTGCACGGAGGACGCCGCCGCGTTCGTGGCGTTGGCGGCGGCAATGGATCTAAGCATGGATGCTTGTCGGTCATTTTCTCAGAAGCTACGTAAAGAGTTGAGGCAAGCGGATCGAGAATGA
- the LOC116030713 gene encoding histone-lysine N-methyltransferase SETD1B-like, with product MFRQSPTNRNHRSKGLKSKHILQFCLLLVVCFWLIYQVKRSHEKRKEFDDNDSKFSLKMGSSFDPTMWGRKGLLPHSEEITLPNGKQDKQVEDENPEEDEENKPEEEEEAEQDQDSKFEDENDEDRGGGDDIVDEHNQEKSGEEVEQEEEFVDDEKDTEVDETDMKNSQDHELDEDSRSTHEAQEELYKADDASSAVTHDTQTVTTENENGGLEAANENAEVKNLEHESNPDKNISFVQHTSLLKFDDHETTGSNSSLNTTSLEESIPKHVSSDSKNTSIVNLRSVVESNNTEVSGETHDVSLQNLTQSSFDSTIDGNVTTNETAGGEDSKLPTAVIQQGNHSAQIVDDTRSDSNSTSIQNEDSNSTSVNATQEDGTGDKSHSSGADTSNEVKAETSETADKTGGIDERLESSNIENLGEIVQDLIDPSDTSIPLEEKDVVDTDLETLPDIQTEGRNTEDVAAE from the coding sequence ATGTTCAGGCAGTCACCTACAAATAGGAACCATAGGTCAAAAGGATTAAAGTCCAAGCACATTCTGCAATTCTGTCTGTTGCTTGTTGTTTGCTTCTGGCTGATTTATCAAGTCAAACGCTCCCACGAGAAAAGGAAAGAATTTGATGACAATGATTCCAAGTTTTCACTAAAGATGGGAAGCAGCTTTGATCCTACAATGTGGGGAAGGAAAGGTCTCCTTCCCCATTCAGAGGAAATAACCTTACCTAATGGCAAGCAAGATAAGCAGGTGGAAGACGAGAACccagaagaagatgaagagaataagcctgaagaagaagaagaagcagagCAAGATCAAGACAGCAAGTTTGAAGATGAAAATGATGAAGATAGAGGAGGTGGAGATGATATCGTTGACGAACATAATCAAGAGAAGTCGGGTGAAGAGGTTGAACAAGAGGAAGAATTTGTTGATGATGAGAAAGATACAGAGGTTGATGAAACTGACATGAAAAATTCTCAGGACCATGAGCTTGATGAAGACTCCAGGAGTACACATGAGGCACAGGAGGAACTTTATAAAGCAGATGATGCTTCAAGTGCAGTGACTCATGATACACAAACAGTTACCACTGAAAATGAGAACGGTGGCTTAGAGGCTGCTAATGAGAATGCTGAAGTAAAAAATCTTGAGCATGAAAGCAATCCTGACAAGAATATTAGTTTTGTTCAACACACATCACTGTTAAAGTTCGATGATCACGAAACAACTGGGAGTAACAGTTCCTTAAATACAACAAGCCTCGAAGAAAGTATTCCTAAGCATGTCTCATCGGATTCTAAGAATACCTCAATTGTGAATCTTAGGAGTGTAGTGGAATCAAATAATACAGAAGTGAGTGGAGAGACACATGACGTATCCTTGCAGAATTTGACACAATCAAGTTTTGATTCTACCATTGATGGTAATGTCACTACGAATGAAACAGCTGGTGGGGAAGACTCTAAGTTGCCAACCGCTGTTATTCAGCAGGGTAACCACTCTGCTCAGATTGTTGACGACACTCGGTCTGATTCTAACTCAACTTCCATACAAAATGAGGATTCAAACTCGACCTCAGTAAATGCCACACAGGAAGATGGAACAGGGGATAAGTCACACTCTTCGGGAGCAGATACCTCCAATGAGGTTAAAGCTGAGACATCCGAAACTGCTGACAAAACTGGTGGAATAGATGAAAGGTTGGAGTCCTCAAATATCGAGAATCTAGGTGAAATTGTCCAAGATCTAATTGATCCTTCTGACACTTCCATTCCCTTAGAAGAGAAAGACGTTGTTGATACAGATCTGGAAACTCTTCCTGACATACAAACTGAAGGAAGAAACACTGAAGATGTTGCAGCAGAATGA
- the LOC116029043 gene encoding uncharacterized protein LOC116029043, translating into MSSPAEKGRSSEEQDLLVRSTKKPKRNIGMQEGNSSVPMAVENQESSLSDKDDNQPEFLTPPSASYRQALQGIKTTVPLNKETIEETVSDDEEMDEAHINPEYPVITVTKAEKERLRRPWRRSLIIHVLGRSVGYSYLLRRLQVLWKPEEQMELIALAHDYFLVKFDSQRDLDFARFEGPWKILGHYLVVQEWAPNFDPIENKTEKLIVWLRLPAIPIEYFDEDFLKKIGKQIGRPIKIDDTTSLVSKGKFARVCVEIDVTKPLVAKFNFLQKLWPIEYEGIHLVCFKCGLYGHRREQCGVTTGPEANSEPRHEPENGDAGGKDNATTSTAPLRVKTPVVTPHATEKYGTWMLVSCKERQPMKRMGERSRYTNREQQVNVDRVNQQMGGNVSRFAPLQNLEEENQTDDVMHQQNNAPKKLSTTQGWQRSAKITNEHTDEV; encoded by the coding sequence ATGAGTTCGCCGGCCGAAAAAGGCAGATCGTCGGAGGAACAAGACTTACTAGTTCGCAGCACCAAGAAACCAAAACGAAATATTGGTATGCAGGAAGGAAACTCATCCGTTCCAATGGCGGTGGAGAATCAAGAGTCGTCTTTGTCTGATAAGGACGACAACCAGCCGGAATTCCTCACACCGCCTTCAGCCTCCTATAGACAAGCCTTGCAGGGGATTAAAACAACAGTTCCTTTGAATAAAGAAACAATTGAAGAGACAGTATCTGATGATGAAGAGATGGATGAAGCCCATATCAATCCAGAATATCCTGTGATCACGGTTACGAAAGCTGAAAAAGAACGATTGCGAAGGCCGTGGCGGCGTTCGCTAATTATCCATGTACTGGGTCGATCAGTGGGATATTCTTATCTCCTTCGAAGGCTTCAAGTCCTCTGGAAACCTGAAGAACAAATGGAACTGATTGCTCTTGCCCATGACTATTTTCTtgtcaaatttgattctcaacGGGATCTTGATTTTGCAAGATTCGAAGGCCCCTGGAAGATCTTGGGGCATTACCTTGTTGTGCAGGAATGGGCTCCTAATTTTGATCCGATTGAGAACAAGACAGAGAAGCTAATAGTGTGGCTACGGTTGCCAGCGATCCCTATTGAGTACTTTGATGAAGATTTCCTCAAGAAGATAGGCAAACAAATCGGTCGGCCAATCAAGATAGATGACACTACGAGTTTGGTTTCCAAAGGTAAATTTGCCCGCGTTTGTGTAGAGATTGATGTCACAAAGCCTTTAGTGGCGAAGTTCAACTTCTTGCAGAAACTCTGGCCAATTGAATATGAGGGGATCCACCTTGTATGTTTCAAGTGTGGATTGTATGGTCACCGACGTGAACAATGTGGAGTGACAACAGGTCCAGAAGCAAACTCTGAACCAAGACATGAACCTGAGAATGGTGATGCTGGAGGGAAGGATAACGCCACCACCTCAACTGCTCCATTGAGAGTCAAAACACCTGTGGTGACCCCTCATGCAACTGAGAAATATGGAACTTGGATGTTGGTATCGTGTAAGGAGAGACAACCTATGAAGAGAATGGGAGAGAGAAGCAGATACACCAATAGAGAGCAGCAGGTCAATGTAGACAGAGTTAATCAGCAGATGGGAGGAAATGTATCAAGATTTGCTCCTCTGCAGAATCTGGAAGAGGAGAACCAGACAGACGATGTTATGCATCAACAAAATAATGCACCTAAGAAACTATCTACAACACAAGGATGGCAGAGGAGTGCAAAGATCACAAACGAGCACACTGATGAAGTGTAG
- the LOC116028439 gene encoding homeobox-leucine zipper protein GLABRA 2-like encodes MGVVEMSNNHPASRPVDSFPSPALSLSLAGIFRDAAAVRAGNAADAETAEEGSARGRREETVEISSENYGPARSRSDDDFDGDREHDDNYNDEDDDNAKKKKRKKYHRHTAEQIREMEAYVLNSPVRSKKDKLSVVLTFAGKNGSSPENMK; translated from the exons ATGGGAGTTGTGGAAATGTCAAATAACCACCCCGCTTCTCGCCCCGTCGACTCCTTTCCCTCTCCGGCTCTCTCCCTTAGTCTC GCCGGGATATTTCGAGATGCGGCGGCGGTAAGGGCCGGGAACGCCGCCGACGCGGAGACGGCGGAGGAAGGGAGCGCCAGAGGACGGCGAGAAGAGACGGTGGAGATTAGCAGCGAGAATTACGGCCCCGCTAGATCGCGCTCAGACGATGATTTCGACGGCGATAGGGAGCACGACGATAATTACAACGATGAAGACGACGATAACGCcaagaagaaaaagaggaaaaaatatCACAGGCACACCGCCGAGCAAATTAGAGAAATGGAAGCGTATGTACTCAATTCTCCAGTCAGATCCAAGAAGGATAAGCTTAGCGTAGTTCTCACCttcgccggaaaaaatggtAGCTCGCCGGAGAACATGAAATAG
- the LOC116029044 gene encoding probable xyloglucan endotransglucosylase/hydrolase protein 10 → MANICTLFTAIFLISALLFHVSSLASVVSTGDFNKDFFVIWAAPGHVNTSADGRSTSLTLDTVSSSAMSTKDKYLFGQFVMKMKLVPGDSAGTVSAFYLISDPYASRDEMDFEFLGNVAGEPYSLQTNVFTNGYGQREQRIKLWFDPTQDFHTYSILWNIYHIVFFVDDVPIRTYRNHADQGVAYPMEQPTSAQICIWDGSSWAPVKIDWSKAPFIASFKDYTIDACVWKGDPSDECRADGPSNWWNQDRFSTLTPQQIEQYQWVMKDQITYDYCTDNQRFNGSIPLECSLPKY, encoded by the exons ATGGCAAACATCTGCACACTCTTTACTGCAATCTTCCTTATTAGCGCACTACTGTTCCATGTTTCTTCATTGGCTTCTGTGGTTTCCACTGGAGATTTCAACAAAGATTTCTTCGTGATATGGGCAGCCCCTGGGCATGTAAACACTTCTGCAGATGGGCGATCAACCAGCCTCACACTCGACACCGTCTCTT caaGTGCAATGTCGACCAAGGATAAGTACTTGTTTGGGCAGTTCGTCATGAAGATGAAACTGGTTCCTGGGGATTCTGCCGGCACTGTCTCCGCCTTCTAT TTAATATCGGATCCGTACGCGAGCCGTGATGAGATGGACTTTGAATTTCTGGGGAATGTGGCCGGGGAGCCATACAGTCTTCAGACGAATGTTTTTACGAATGGATATGGCCAAAGAGAGCAGAGGATTAAGCTGTGGTTTGATCCAACCCAAGACTTCCACACCTATTCTATATTATGGAACATCTACCATATCGT ATTTTTTGTGGACGATGTACCCATAAGAACATACAGGAACCATGCAGACCAAGGGGTGGCATATCCAATGGAGCAGCCAACCTCAGCTCAGATCTGCATATGGGACGGCAGCAGCTGGGCCCCAGTGAAAATAGACTGGTCAAAGGCCCCCTTCATTGCCTCATTCAAGGACTACACCATAGACGCTTGTGTGTGGAAAGGGGACCCCTCTGATGAATGTAGGGCAGATGGGCCTTCAAATTGGTGGAATCAGGACAGGTTTAGCACCCTAACACCGCAGCAAATAGAACAGTACCAATGGGTCATGAAGGACCAAATTACCTATGACTATTGTACGGATAACCAAAGATTTAACGGTTCCATCCCTTTGGAATGCTCTCTTCCTAAGTATTGA
- the LOC116030539 gene encoding probable xyloglucan endotransglucosylase/hydrolase protein 10: MGRNICRLIIVAAIFLSILNFHVSIASVVSTGDFNKDFFVSWAPAHVNTSADGRSRTLKLDRASGSGMASNDMFLFGQFDMKIKLIPGNSAGTVVAFYLTSDQPNRDELDFEFLGNVAGKPCILQTNVYADGFGDREQRIKLWFDPTQDFHTYSILWNLHQIVFMVDWVPIRTYRNHADKGVAYPRWQPMGLKISVWDGDSWATEGGRVKIDWSKGPFIASFRDYKIDACVWKGNPRFCRADGPTNWWNSEISSTLTWAQRRLYRWVRKYHVTYDYCMDTQRFNNSLPKECSLLKY, from the exons ATGGGAAGAAACATCTGCAGACTCATCATCGTTGCTGCAATCTTTCTTAGCATACTGAATTTCCATGTTTCAATAGCTTCTGTGGTTTCCACTGGAGATTTCAACAAAGATTTCTTCGTGTCATGGGCCCCTGCCCATGTAAATACTTCCGCAGATGGTCGATCAAGAACCTTGAAACTCGACCGTGCTTCTG GAAGTGGAATGGCAAGCAATGATATGTTCTTGTTCGGTCAGTTCGACATGAAGATTAAATTGATTCCTGGGAATTCTGCCGGCACTGTCGTGGCATTCTAT TTAACCTCGGACCAGCCGAACCGTGATGAGTTGGACTTTGAATTCCTGGGAAATGTAGCCGGGAAGCCATGCATTCTTCAGACCAATGTTTATGCTGATGGGTTTGGCGACAGAGAGCAGAGGATTAAGCTGTGGTTTGACCCAACCCAAGACTTCCACACCTATTCTATATTATGGAACCTCCACCAAATCGT GTTTATGGTGGATTGGGTACCCATAAGAACATATAGGAACCATGCAGATAAAGGGGTGGCATATCCGAGGTGGCAGCCAATGGGGCTGAAGATCAGCGTATGGGACGGCGACAGCTGGGCAACAGAGGGAGGAAGAGTGAAAATAGACTGGTCAAAGGGGCCCTTCATAGCCTCATTCAGGGACTACAAGATTGATGCCTGTGTGTGGAAAGGGAATCCCAGATTTTGCAGGGCAGATGGCCCTACAAATTGGTGGAATAGTGAGATATCAAGCACTTTAACATGGGCTCAAAGAAGGCTGTACAGATGGGTCAGGAAATACCATGTTACCTATGACTATTGCATGGATACCCAAAGATTTAACAATTCCCTCCCAAAAGAATGCTCTCTTCTCAAGTATTGA